One Megalops cyprinoides isolate fMegCyp1 chromosome 17, fMegCyp1.pri, whole genome shotgun sequence DNA window includes the following coding sequences:
- the pfn4 gene encoding profilin-4, translating to MNQLQNLLMDCLIDTKHVENAAILTAKNGTVSAASPGFNIKAPQAQMFIDSFQHTAVTRESGFRFQSKHYTCVRADRNSIYSKSNGHGLILVKTAVYIIVATYNENMYASVCVEAVEKLAEYLREKGK from the exons ATGAACCAGCTGCAAAATTTGCTGATGGATTGCCTAATCGATACCAAACATGTTGAAAATGCTGCAATCTTAACCGCAAAGAACGGAACAGTGAGTGCAGCGTCCCCGGGGTTTAAT ATCAAGGCGCCGCAAGCTCAGATGTTCATAGACTCCTTCCAGCATACAGCTGTCACAAGAGAGAGTGGCTTCCGTTTCCAGAGCAAACATTACACCTGTGTCAGAGCCGACAGGAACTCCATTTACTCCAAATCG AATGGTCATGGACTAATTTTAGTGAAGACTGCAGTGTACATAATCGTTGCCACGtacaatgaaaacatgtatgccagcgtgtgtgtggaagcagTCGAGAAGTTGG ctgaatatttaagagagaaggggaaatgA